The nucleotide sequence CCGGCGGTTGCCGGCGGCTCTCCCCGTGCGGGATAATACCACAGGGAAAGGCATCTCCTTCCTTTCCCCTCTTTCCGAAAGCATTTAATTCGATTATGAAGGAATGACTCTCAACCACACACGGAGCCCTCCCCATGACTTCTGCGGCTGCCACAGAACTGACTGGCAATCCTCATCCTGACAAGGTTCAGACAATCATGGATGAATATACCCAGGCACTGAGAGACAAAACTTTCCGGATGCACAAGACAGACCCTGTGCAGATTTTCATGTATGTGGGTGCGTGCCTGTCCGCAGGCCTCGAAGAGAAAGAGGATATGTCTGCCGAAGAAGAGCCTGCCGGACCGTATCCGGACACCCTGCTTCTTTTGCCTGCCGCGCTGATCGGTTGCCCCGGACACAGGGAAGAGGTTCTGCAAGCTTTTTCATGCCATTTTTCTGATCTGGCCGGTCTTGCTGCTGGTGGACAGGAGGAAAAAGCGACGGCAAAAGCTGAGAAGCTGGTTTCCCTGGGAAACGGGCAAGCAACCTGGGGACCGCTGCTGGTTGAGGCCATGAACCGGCATCTGGGTCTTTTGCGCGGAACAATACCCGGTCTGAAGGCTGGAAAAGAAGACCGGGAAAGGTGGGTCGGAAACGCTGCAAGGCTTTTTGGCCAGTTCGGGATATTCAGGGAAGTGTTCCTGAAATGGAAGATTCCTGTAACAGAAGGGCCTGCCCTTGTTGAAAAGCACGCCCGTCCCTGACCATAATGCCGGACACGTCCCTGGACAAAACTTCTGACGGACTGTACGACCTGATGCTGGAGGCCCTGTTCCGGGGCGACCGGGAGCAGGTTCTGTTCCTCCAGGTCTGACGCTTTCCCTTCCTGTCCGAATCCTCTACAACGCCTGCCGGATCCCTTTTCCCGGAAGCCGCGTTCATGTCGATCTCCCTGTGGCACCTTCATCTGACCGTTCCGCCTGTGGCCGTCCAGCCCGTGTCTGACCTGCTGGAAGGCCACGTGGACACCCTGTCCGTCTTTGAAAAAACGGAAGGGCAGGAGTGGACCATCGACGCCATCAGCCAGGGACGGCCCGATACGGAAGTTCTCCAGGCCGGGCTGGCGCGTCTGGCGGAAACCCTGGGCATTTCCTGTCCGCGGATCCTGTGTGAGGAAATGCCCCAGCGGGACTGGCTGGCCGAGAATTTCGCCAGCTTCCGGCCCATCCGGGCGGGGCGGTATTTCGTCCACGGATCCCACTACACCGATGAAAAACCTGCCGGCGCCCTGTGCCTGCAGATTGATGCGGCCACGGCCTTTGGCTCGGGCGAGCACGGCACCACCTGGGGCTGCCTGATGGCCATGGACCGGCTGGCACAGGATCTTCCGCAAAAGCCCCGCATCCTGGACATGGGCTGCGGATCCGCCATTCTGGCCATCGCGGCGGCGAAGACCTGGAACTGTCCCGTCCTGGCCGTGGATATTGACCCCGAGGCTGTCCGGGTGTCCGCGCTGAATGCGAGAGACAACGGCGTGGCGGATCTGGTCCAGGCTGAATGCGGCGATGGCTATGCCGCACCCTCCGTCCATGGACCATACGATCTGGTCCTGGCCAACATCCTGGCAGGGCCCCTGTGCGCCATGGCGCCGGACCTGGCGGTCTGCCTTTCCCCCGGCGGCCATACCATCCTGTCGGGCCTGCTGACGGACCAGGAAGGCATGGTCGCGGATGCCCATGCAAAACAGGGGCTGAAGGTCACGGACCGGTTCCCCTCGGGCGAGTGGATGACCCTGGTTCTGAAGAAAGTCCCATGATGAACAACAGAGCGCATCAGGACAGTCCGGGAGAGGCAGCCGTTCTGTGGTACGCCTGCCTGATTGTACCACCCGGCAAGGCAGCAGGAGTTCCTGCTGCCTGCTGCAATGCGCTTGAGATGTGGCGATGGTACTATAATTAATCTGGAGGACAGTGTGCAGGTCTTTGATGCTGTGGTTACACCATGAGGGAGAAGGCGCAGATCCGGTTGTTCGATTTTGACGGAACTCTGACGGCGCCGGCGCTGGACCGGTACCTGATGGGCCAGCACGTTCCCAGGATCTATGGCTTTATCGCGCGCGAACTGGGCCTCACCCTGGCCCTGGCCCGGGAAAAATCGGACGGCTATTACCACCAGTATGGCTCGACCATCCACGGGCTGGTGGCCCACAGGGAGGTGGATCCGGTGGCTTATCTGGCGGAAACATTCCGGGACGTGGATCTTTCGGATGTGTCACGGGACCAGAGACTGGTGGACGCCTTTTCGGTTCTGCGCGCGGCCTTTCCGGGCTGCCGGAACTATGTCTTCACCAACGGCAGCGCGGTCTTTGTGCAGACCGTCATGGACCGGCTGGGCATCAGCGGATTTTTCGAGGACTGTCTCGATCCGCCGGCGGTGGCGTACAGGCCCAAGACGGATCCGGATACCTTTCGCCATGTGTGCAACAGGTTCGGCGTCTCCGACAGGGCCATGGCCTGGATGTATGAGGATTCCCTGGTCAACGCCCGCGCAGCGCACACTGCAGGATTGAACAGTGTCTATGTGTCCCGCAAGCCTCTTTCCGTGGAAGAGACTGGCGTAGGGCATGTGATTTCCGATCTTCCGGATTTCCTGATGAAACAGGCTTCAGAGGCAGAGGCCAGACAACCCGGGAAGTAAATTTCAGGAAATGTTATGATGCCCCGTCATCCTGATCTCCATCCTCTGTTCCGCCCAGAACGCGGATCAGGGCCAGCGCTTTCCTGCGCACCATCCTGTCCGGGATCAGGTGCCATGCGCGCACCAGCTCCAGAACATCCGGGTCGGACAGGGGATCATTGGACATGCCGCCTGTATTGTATCCGCCCTTTGATATTTCAGGAACAATAAAGCCATCAAAGAACCAGGTGACCGGAACGTCCAGGATGTGGGACAGGTTAAAAAGCCTGCTGGCGCTGATCCGGTTGGCTCCCCGCTCATATTTCTGAAGCTGCTGGAAAGTAATGCCCAGGGCTTCGCTCAGTTTATCCTGGCTGAGGCCAAGGAGTGTCCGGCGCAGCCGCAGGCGGTGACCGACATGGATGTCGATCGGGTTCGGGCCCTCTCCGCGCCGGGTGATGGGCAGGCCGTGCTCCAGGATGATCTTCTTGCGTTTCATGGCTTTTTCCTCTTCTGCCCTCCCGGGCGCTGTGTCTATAGACGAAAAAATTCAGATCGAAAAGAAACTGTTTTGTGAATATCGGCAAAAACAAGACCAGTACATACAATGCTTATACAAATAAACATTGTTACGGTGCGACTGCATTTCAAGAAACAACCGCACGTTTTTTGCAACTGCCATTCCGGCAGAATCAGGAGTGGCAATCCGGGTAATCCGGAGGGGCGGGGTCACTGTAACTGGCCCAATATCCACATATTGTCCTGTCCGGAACAAACTGTTAAACTTTTCGGGAAATTTCTGTTAATATATCCAAAAAACTGTATGCATCCGCTGCAGTCCGGGTCATGGGGGTCAGATCATGGGTGTTTCGCGCATTTCCCTTGTCATAGCCCTGTCAGGGGGCGTTCTCCTCGCCGGTCTGGTATCGCCGGCCCTGGCCCAGCAGAACAGGACGCAGCAGAACAAGGCCGAGGACTATACCGCTGACATAGAGCGTGACATCGTCAGGTACGGCTGGCGGGAGTCCGTGGGCCAGAAGATGGATATCGACGACGGCGCCGTGGCCGGCACGCCCAGCACCGAGGCGGGCTGCAACAAGGAAGATCTGGACGCCCAGATGACGTACGCAAAACAGGCCACCCTCAGCGCCCAGCTGAAATTCCTCAATATCGCCGCGGCCAATCCCCTGGAAAGCGCCTTTGCCGATTTCAAGGACAAGGTCACGGGCCAGGTCTATGAGTGCAACAACTTCACAGCGGCGTTTGAGGGGATCGGCAATATTTTCTTCGACCCCAGCGCCTATGTATCCCAGATTATCAACGGCCTGTGCCGCATGACCAAGGACCAGCTGCAGAACCTGATCAACAAGCAGTGGAACCAGCGCATGGCCGAAGCATTCGCCAAGAATC is from Pseudomonadota bacterium and encodes:
- a CDS encoding haloacid dehalogenase-like hydrolase; the protein is MREKAQIRLFDFDGTLTAPALDRYLMGQHVPRIYGFIARELGLTLALAREKSDGYYHQYGSTIHGLVAHREVDPVAYLAETFRDVDLSDVSRDQRLVDAFSVLRAAFPGCRNYVFTNGSAVFVQTVMDRLGISGFFEDCLDPPAVAYRPKTDPDTFRHVCNRFGVSDRAMAWMYEDSLVNARAAHTAGLNSVYVSRKPLSVEETGVGHVISDLPDFLMKQASEAEARQPGK
- a CDS encoding 50S ribosomal protein L11 methyltransferase, with product MSISLWHLHLTVPPVAVQPVSDLLEGHVDTLSVFEKTEGQEWTIDAISQGRPDTEVLQAGLARLAETLGISCPRILCEEMPQRDWLAENFASFRPIRAGRYFVHGSHYTDEKPAGALCLQIDAATAFGSGEHGTTWGCLMAMDRLAQDLPQKPRILDMGCGSAILAIAAAKTWNCPVLAVDIDPEAVRVSALNARDNGVADLVQAECGDGYAAPSVHGPYDLVLANILAGPLCAMAPDLAVCLSPGGHTILSGLLTDQEGMVADAHAKQGLKVTDRFPSGEWMTLVLKKVP
- a CDS encoding helix-turn-helix domain-containing protein is translated as MKRKKIILEHGLPITRRGEGPNPIDIHVGHRLRLRRTLLGLSQDKLSEALGITFQQLQKYERGANRISASRLFNLSHILDVPVTWFFDGFIVPEISKGGYNTGGMSNDPLSDPDVLELVRAWHLIPDRMVRRKALALIRVLGGTEDGDQDDGAS